Proteins from a single region of Stappia sp. ES.058:
- a CDS encoding DUF4160 domain-containing protein, whose amino-acid sequence MRWKGYQFLFYSKEVGEPPHIHVLKDGKQIKIRLSSCSVARNVGFAAHEVNDILKATERHRSAFLEAWNDHFGH is encoded by the coding sequence GTGAGATGGAAGGGATATCAGTTCCTGTTCTACTCCAAGGAGGTTGGGGAACCGCCCCATATCCACGTCCTGAAGGACGGGAAACAGATCAAGATCCGGCTATCAAGTTGTTCCGTCGCCCGCAATGTCGGTTTCGCCGCACATGAGGTGAATGATATCTTGAAGGCAACGGAGCGACACCGGTCGGCATTTCTGGAGGCGTGGAATGACCACTTTGGACATTGA
- a CDS encoding acetyl/propionyl/methylcrotonyl-CoA carboxylase subunit alpha: protein MLKKILIANRGEIACRVIKTAKKMGIATVAVYSDADRDALHVKMADEAIHIGPPPANQSYIVIDKILDAVRQSGADAVHPGYGFLSERAEFAEALAKEGVAFIGPPTNAIEAMGDKITSKKLAAEAGVSTVPGYMGLIADGDEAVKISGEIGYPVMIKASAGGGGKGMRIAWSEGEVREGFQSSKNEAANSFGDDRIFIEKFVTQPRHIEIQVLADSHGNTIYLGERECSIQRRNQKVIEEAPSPFLDAETRKAMGEQAVALAKAVGYASAGTVEFIVDGERNFYFLEMNTRLQVEHPVTELITGIDLVEQMIRVAAGEKLSISQDDVTLNGWAIESRLYAEDPYRNFLPSIGRLTRYRPPQEGKNAEGIVVRNDTGVFEGGEISMFYDPMIAKLCTWAPDRLTAIDAMSTALDRFEVEGIGHNLPFLSAVMDHERFRSGNITTAFIAEEYPDGFAGATLDDESTARLVAIAASCNFVSETRATGISGAMDNHRRVVNPNWVVTIDKIEHPVTVAQSDDAFRVERGDAAPMAVALNGWRPGMPLVEAVVDGVPCAVKLTRTIQGYRMRMRGADVTVTCLTPRQAEAARLMPEKVPVDTSKMLLCPMPGLIVSISVEVGEAVEEGQTLATVEAMKMENVLKAERKGVVKTVNAKPGESLAVDELIMEFE, encoded by the coding sequence GTGCTCAAGAAAATCCTGATCGCCAACCGCGGCGAGATCGCCTGCCGGGTCATCAAGACCGCGAAGAAGATGGGCATCGCGACCGTTGCCGTCTATTCCGACGCCGACCGCGATGCGCTGCATGTGAAGATGGCCGACGAGGCCATTCACATCGGTCCGCCGCCGGCGAACCAGTCCTATATCGTGATCGACAAGATCCTCGACGCGGTGCGCCAGTCGGGCGCCGATGCCGTGCATCCCGGTTACGGCTTCCTGTCGGAGCGCGCGGAGTTTGCCGAGGCGCTCGCGAAGGAGGGCGTCGCCTTCATCGGCCCGCCGACCAATGCCATCGAGGCGATGGGCGACAAGATCACCTCCAAGAAGCTCGCGGCGGAAGCCGGCGTCTCCACCGTTCCGGGCTACATGGGCCTGATCGCCGATGGCGACGAGGCGGTGAAGATCTCCGGCGAAATCGGTTATCCGGTGATGATCAAGGCGTCGGCCGGCGGCGGCGGCAAGGGCATGCGCATCGCCTGGAGCGAGGGCGAGGTGCGCGAGGGTTTCCAGTCGTCGAAGAACGAGGCGGCGAACTCCTTTGGCGACGACCGTATCTTCATCGAGAAGTTCGTCACCCAGCCGCGCCACATCGAGATCCAGGTGCTCGCCGACAGCCACGGCAACACGATCTATCTCGGCGAGCGCGAATGCTCCATCCAGCGCCGCAACCAGAAGGTCATCGAGGAGGCGCCGTCACCCTTTCTCGACGCCGAAACCCGCAAGGCTATGGGCGAGCAGGCTGTCGCGCTTGCGAAAGCCGTGGGCTACGCCTCTGCCGGCACAGTGGAATTCATCGTCGACGGCGAGCGTAATTTCTACTTCCTGGAGATGAACACCCGGCTGCAGGTGGAGCACCCGGTGACCGAACTGATCACCGGCATCGATCTCGTCGAGCAGATGATCCGCGTCGCCGCCGGCGAAAAGCTGTCGATCTCGCAGGACGACGTGACGCTCAACGGCTGGGCCATCGAGAGCCGGCTCTATGCGGAAGATCCCTATCGCAACTTCCTGCCCTCCATCGGTCGGCTGACGCGCTATCGCCCGCCGCAAGAAGGCAAGAACGCCGAGGGCATCGTCGTGCGCAACGACACCGGCGTCTTCGAGGGCGGCGAGATCTCCATGTTCTACGATCCGATGATCGCCAAGCTCTGCACCTGGGCGCCGGACCGGCTGACGGCCATTGACGCCATGTCGACGGCGCTCGACCGGTTCGAGGTCGAGGGCATCGGCCACAATCTGCCGTTTCTTTCCGCCGTCATGGACCACGAGCGGTTCCGCTCGGGCAATATCACCACGGCCTTCATTGCCGAGGAATATCCGGACGGCTTTGCGGGTGCGACGCTGGATGACGAGAGCACCGCGCGGCTAGTCGCCATCGCGGCGTCGTGCAATTTCGTCTCCGAGACCCGTGCGACCGGCATTTCCGGGGCGATGGACAATCACCGCCGCGTGGTCAATCCGAACTGGGTGGTGACCATCGACAAGATCGAACACCCCGTCACGGTGGCGCAAAGCGACGACGCCTTCCGCGTCGAGCGCGGCGATGCCGCGCCGATGGCTGTGGCGCTCAACGGCTGGCGTCCGGGCATGCCGCTGGTGGAGGCGGTGGTCGACGGCGTGCCCTGCGCGGTCAAACTCACCCGCACCATCCAGGGCTATCGCATGCGCATGCGCGGCGCGGATGTTACGGTGACCTGCCTGACGCCGCGCCAGGCCGAGGCAGCGCGACTGATGCCGGAGAAGGTCCCGGTCGACACATCGAAGATGCTGCTGTGCCCGATGCCGGGCCTGATCGTGTCGATCTCGGTGGAGGTCGGCGAGGCGGTCGAGGAGGGCCAGACGCTCGCCACCGTCGAGGCAATGAAGATGGAAAACGTCCTCAAGGCGGAGCGCAAGGGCGTCGTCAAGACCGTCAACGCCAAGCCCGGCGAAAGTCTCGCCGTCGACGAACTCATCATGGAATTCGAATAG
- a CDS encoding DUF2442 domain-containing protein: MTTLDIDEKQLEVAEVDVTETTIVFKMADDRRIEAPLWWYPRLHSATPEQRANWQILPFGDAVGWEEVDEYISAKALIVGGAAPGAKPPAEAAE, from the coding sequence ATGACCACTTTGGACATTGACGAAAAGCAGCTTGAGGTGGCCGAAGTAGACGTCACCGAGACGACAATCGTCTTCAAGATGGCGGATGACCGGCGCATCGAGGCGCCGTTGTGGTGGTATCCGCGTTTGCATTCGGCAACGCCGGAACAGCGCGCGAATTGGCAGATCCTGCCCTTTGGGGATGCCGTAGGGTGGGAGGAAGTAGACGAATACATAAGCGCCAAAGCCTTGATCGTGGGGGGGGCAGCCCCCGGCGCAAAACCACCGGCGGAGGCTGCGGAGTAG